Proteins from one Panicum virgatum strain AP13 chromosome 7K, P.virgatum_v5, whole genome shotgun sequence genomic window:
- the LOC120639740 gene encoding uncharacterized protein LOC120639740, whose amino-acid sequence MTSLPAQYSPFKISYNTQKATWSMAELISYCVEEEERQKAERMKDAVSMDSEHFGRVSVSNTPKHQAESGSSRQHKKKFKGHKGKAVQHKKTSEKRLCKFCKSPNHEQKDCHGFKDWLKSKGIQFDPNYKRGGAKPKSG is encoded by the exons ATGACTTCACTTCCTGCACAGTATAGTCCCTTCAAAATAAGTTACAACACTCAGAAGGCGACTTGGAGCATGGCTGAGCTCATTAGCTACtgtgttgaggaagaagaaaggcagaaagctgAAAGGATGAAGGATGCTGTCAGCATGGACAGCGAGCACTTTGGGCGTGTTAGCGTCAGCAACACTCCTAAGCATCAGGCTGAGTCTGGCAGCAGTAGGCAGCATAAGAAGAAGTTTAAGGGCCATAAGGGCAAGGCTGTGCAGCATAAGAAGACTTCTGAGAAGCGGCTGTGCAAGTTCTGCAAGTCACCTAACCATGAGCAGAAAGATTGCCATGGTTTTAAGGACTGGCTGAAGAGCAAAG GTATTCAGTTCGATCCGAACTATAAGAGAGGGGGAGCGAAGCCTAAGAGTGGCTGA